In Streptomyces sp. NBC_00091, the following proteins share a genomic window:
- a CDS encoding tyrosine-protein phosphatase — MRRSPGAQSLKGMKKALLAATVVASALTASLVVAPAASASGWEWFGSHQNRSSIPFTEATVTAGADGSYALKWNTKGTKRVEIKANGKVVAKGGAQGRAVVTGLPAADRQWFDFQPDHGQGLRLADRLIKLDGTANFRDAGGYRTTNGQWVKMGEVYRSDALNRLTANDLAKLERLRVRTVFDLRMQEERTKDADKLPAGATYVVADVFAGSGSFQTLPKSPDEAVKAMVDAEKTMVSGEGGKKAYTQVFDGLRSDRGRAALFHCTAGKDRTGWANASLLTALGVPQETVMADYLASNDYRKAANDAVLSHLPAQQAAVYKPMLDVRPEYLNSGYDEVKAKYGSFDRYLKDGLGIDSHELRELKKDLLVG; from the coding sequence ATGCGGCGTTCTCCGGGCGCCCAGAGCCTCAAGGGCATGAAGAAGGCTCTCCTCGCCGCGACCGTCGTCGCCTCCGCACTCACCGCCTCCCTGGTCGTGGCCCCCGCCGCCTCCGCCTCCGGCTGGGAATGGTTCGGCAGCCACCAGAACCGCTCCTCCATCCCCTTCACCGAGGCCACCGTCACCGCCGGCGCCGACGGCTCGTACGCCCTGAAGTGGAACACCAAGGGCACCAAGCGCGTCGAGATCAAGGCGAACGGCAAGGTCGTCGCCAAGGGCGGCGCCCAGGGCCGGGCCGTGGTCACCGGGCTGCCCGCCGCCGACCGCCAGTGGTTCGACTTCCAGCCGGACCACGGCCAGGGCCTGCGCCTCGCCGACCGGCTGATCAAGCTGGACGGCACCGCCAACTTCCGTGACGCGGGCGGCTACCGCACCACGAACGGCCAGTGGGTCAAGATGGGCGAGGTCTACCGCTCCGACGCCCTCAACAGGCTCACCGCCAACGACCTGGCCAAGCTGGAGCGGCTGCGCGTGCGCACCGTCTTCGACCTGCGCATGCAGGAGGAGCGCACCAAGGACGCCGACAAGCTCCCGGCCGGCGCCACCTACGTCGTCGCCGACGTCTTCGCCGGCTCCGGCTCCTTCCAGACCCTGCCCAAGTCCCCCGACGAGGCCGTCAAGGCCATGGTCGACGCCGAGAAGACCATGGTCAGCGGCGAGGGCGGCAAGAAGGCGTACACGCAGGTCTTTGACGGCCTGCGCAGCGACCGCGGGCGCGCCGCGCTCTTCCACTGCACCGCCGGCAAGGACCGCACGGGCTGGGCGAACGCCTCCCTGCTGACCGCCCTCGGCGTACCGCAGGAGACGGTGATGGCCGACTACCTGGCCAGCAACGACTACCGCAAGGCCGCCAACGACGCGGTCCTCTCCCACCTCCCGGCCCAGCAGGCCGCCGTGTACAAGCCGATGCTCGACGTGCGCCCCGAGTACCTCAACTCGGGCTACGACGAGGTCAAGGCCAAGTACGGCTCCTTCGACCGCTACCTGAAGGACGGCCTCGGCATCGACTCCCACGAGCTGCGCGAGCTGAAGAAGGACCTCCTCGTCGGCTGA
- a CDS encoding LLM class F420-dependent oxidoreductase: MRIATTIFLTDRTVSPTRLARSLEERGFSGLYLPEHTHIPVSRDTGAPMGGELPEQYGRTLDPFVALGQAAAVTERLHLGTGITLVAQHDPIGLAKQIATLDHLSGGRLTLGIGYGWNVEEAADHGVDWPTRRERVRDHMALMRALWAPEPTAYEGPYASVRASAAYPKPVRPPRELGPGQPLYGPRTLIGGAAGPKLFAAIADHSDGWLPIGGRGLTESMPVLRQAWEDAGRDPKTLQVIPYAVQPTPGKLGHYAELGIEEVVLQLPSAGEAEVLRSLDEFAQYL, from the coding sequence ATGCGGATCGCCACCACCATCTTCCTCACCGACCGCACCGTCTCCCCCACCCGTCTCGCCCGCTCCCTCGAGGAGCGCGGCTTCTCCGGCCTCTACCTCCCCGAGCACACCCACATCCCCGTCAGCCGGGACACCGGCGCCCCCATGGGCGGCGAACTCCCCGAGCAGTACGGGCGCACGCTCGACCCCTTCGTGGCCCTCGGCCAGGCCGCCGCCGTCACCGAACGCCTCCACCTCGGCACCGGCATCACCCTGGTCGCCCAGCACGACCCCATCGGCCTCGCCAAGCAGATCGCGACCCTGGACCACCTCAGCGGCGGCCGCCTCACCCTGGGCATCGGCTACGGCTGGAACGTCGAGGAGGCCGCCGACCACGGCGTCGACTGGCCCACCCGGCGCGAACGGGTCCGGGACCACATGGCCCTGATGCGCGCCCTGTGGGCCCCGGAGCCGACCGCGTACGAGGGCCCGTACGCCTCCGTGCGCGCCAGCGCGGCCTACCCCAAGCCGGTCCGGCCCCCGCGCGAACTCGGCCCCGGGCAGCCGCTGTACGGCCCCCGCACCCTGATCGGCGGCGCGGCCGGCCCGAAGCTGTTCGCCGCCATCGCCGACCACTCCGACGGATGGCTCCCCATCGGCGGACGCGGCCTGACCGAATCCATGCCGGTGCTGCGCCAGGCCTGGGAGGACGCGGGACGCGACCCCAAGACCCTCCAGGTGATCCCGTACGCCGTCCAGCCGACGCCCGGCAAGCTCGGGCACTACGCCGAGCTGGGCATCGAGGAGGTCGTCCTCCAGCTCCCCTCGGCCGGGGAGGCGGAAGTGCTGCGCAGCCTGGACGAGTTCGCCCAGTACCTGTGA
- a CDS encoding ADP-ribosylglycohydrolase family protein — protein MDTTTTATSTTPAAGTPATATGDAQATGAAATGATGTALWGRAEQQDFRSRVRGTLLGSAIGDALGAPLAGLSLEALRETHGPAGLTEPAPAHGRRGAVTAATQLTLFTVDGLIRAHVRRDAGGWHPPTDVHRAHLRWAATQRDWGPDERRKDNGWLALEEWLYARRDPARACLTGFADDTLGTLEQPKNPTARDAAATVRSAPFGLLVGWEPALVLQLAVECATQSHGHPTAYLSAGALAVIVHGMTRGDSLDTAVQRALTLLATRPGHQPVTGALRRAVTAVTLGAPGPRTVESLTPGDGGEGHDAGDTLAIAVYCALVAEDVPHGLRLAVNHGGDSTATGALCGALLGALHGETALPAGWLAELEGRATILELADDFALEMTQGPALHGPSASAPGWLARYPRG, from the coding sequence ATGGATACGACGACGACCGCTACGAGTACGACGCCGGCGGCGGGCACACCCGCCACGGCCACGGGGGACGCGCAGGCCACCGGGGCAGCGGCCACCGGGGCGACGGGCACCGCCCTCTGGGGCCGCGCCGAACAGCAGGACTTCCGCAGCCGGGTACGCGGCACCCTGCTCGGCTCCGCCATCGGAGACGCCCTCGGCGCCCCCCTCGCCGGCCTCTCCCTCGAGGCCCTCCGCGAGACCCACGGCCCGGCGGGACTGACAGAACCCGCCCCCGCCCACGGCCGCCGAGGCGCCGTCACGGCCGCCACCCAGCTGACCCTGTTCACCGTCGACGGCCTGATACGGGCCCACGTGCGCCGGGACGCCGGTGGCTGGCACCCGCCCACCGACGTCCACCGCGCCCACCTCCGCTGGGCCGCGACCCAGCGCGACTGGGGCCCCGACGAGCGGCGCAAGGACAACGGCTGGCTCGCCCTCGAGGAGTGGCTCTACGCCCGGCGCGACCCGGCCCGGGCCTGCCTGACCGGCTTCGCCGACGACACCCTCGGCACCCTGGAACAGCCCAAGAACCCCACCGCCCGGGACGCGGCCGCCACCGTACGGTCGGCCCCCTTCGGACTGCTGGTCGGCTGGGAGCCCGCCCTCGTCCTCCAGCTCGCCGTCGAGTGCGCCACCCAGAGCCACGGCCACCCCACCGCGTACCTGTCCGCGGGCGCCCTCGCCGTGATCGTCCACGGCATGACCCGCGGCGACTCCCTGGACACCGCCGTCCAGCGCGCCCTCACCCTGCTCGCCACCCGCCCCGGCCACCAGCCCGTCACCGGGGCCCTGCGGCGCGCGGTCACGGCCGTCACCCTGGGCGCGCCCGGCCCCCGCACCGTCGAGTCCCTCACCCCCGGCGACGGCGGCGAAGGCCACGACGCCGGGGACACCCTCGCCATCGCCGTGTACTGCGCCCTGGTCGCCGAGGACGTCCCGCACGGGCTGCGCCTGGCCGTCAACCACGGCGGCGACTCCACCGCCACCGGCGCCCTGTGCGGCGCCCTCCTCGGCGCCCTGCACGGCGAAACGGCCCTCCCGGCCGGCTGGCTCGCCGAGCTGGAGGGCCGCGCCACGATCCTGGAACTCGCCGACGACTTCGCCCTGGAGATGACCCAGGGCCCCGCCCTCCACGGCCCCTCGGCCTCCGCCCCCGGCTGGCTCGCTCGCTATCCGCGCGGCTGA